TAGTAGGAAATGGAGTCTTGATCATTTCAATCGTTCATTTGACAAACCCGAAGTCGTTTGAAGTGCTTCTGCTTGGATTGGCTATCGCAAACTTTGGGGAGCTTATCCTTGTGGACATCTATGACGCCATTATCCAATCTATGCTTACCCTAAACGTATATTCCTGTGTTACGCTAAAATTTCTAAACATCTGTGGAGAAAACGCCAGTATCTTTTTCACAGTGCTTATCAGCACCTATCGCTATTGGAAGATGCGCAAGGCTGCCATGCAGATAATTGCACCTATCTTTCTGGATAGAAGGGAAGCTGCAACCGGTCTGAGTATGGGATGTTTTTTGGTAGCTGTGCTTTTAGCTCTGCCAGCTTACTTCATAAACCAGGACATGTGGCATATGGAAAATTCCACGACAGAAAAGTGTCCAGCCGATTTTTTCCAGTGTTCGAAATTTCACTGTCCAACTGTAAACAATATTTACAAGTACCTTTTTATCAGCATTTGTCATGTTTTGCCTTTCATCGCTGTCACATGGACAAGTTTCTTAATCATCAAAATTTTAATTGTTCAGAAAAAGGCGGTGGATGTACATCATGAGTCAGCTCCAGGTGACGTTACtcgcaatcatcatcatcatcatcatcacaatcaTGCTGTGTTCCATCGGAGCACCATCGTCATCTTGGCTGCAATGGCAATCTTTCAGGTGGACTGCATTTTGTATCTGATTCTTCACTTATTCTTTAGCTCATATAGCTTGCCTGCTTGGTCAGAGCTGGAGTTCGTCATTACAACGTTTTATACAGGCATCACCCCCTACATCTATGGTATGGGATATAACTTTTTCAGTGTGAAACGTTTCATGAAAAAGCAATCCTCCACCCGACAGATCTCAAAATAGAAACTGGCAtacagtacactaccgttcaaaagtttggggtcacccagacaattttgtgttttccatgaaaagtcacacttttatttaccaccataagctgtaaaatgaatagaaaatatattagtcaagacatttttctggccattttgagcatttaatcgaccccacaaatgtgatgctccagaaactcaatctgctcaaaggaaggtcagttttatagcttctctaaagagctcaactgttttcagctgtgctaacatgattgtacaagggttttctaatcatccattagccttctgaggcaatgagcaaacacattgtaccattagaacactggagtgagagttgctggaaatgggcctctatacacctatggggatattgcaccaaaaaccagctagaatagtcatttaccacattagcaatgtatagagtggatttctgattagtttaaagtgatgttcattgaaaagaacagtgcttttctttcaaaaataaggacatttcaaagtgaccccaaacttttgaacggtagtgtaagtataAGGAGCAAATGTGACAATTTCATTGTATTACTTTGAAAATAATGTTATTACGCGAACATTACAAAAAAAGTTAGAAGCTGTTttcaaaatgataggttttttttttttaggtgtttTAGTTCATGATTGCCGAGAGAGCACGTATTGTTACGTGAATCGAATAGATAGACATATTTATTTGGAGTGATATCATGGAAGACGCATTAATTAGTATGGAAATAAAGGATAGGTTATTTAAGTAAAGTTCAATTCTTTTATCAGTGACAACATAGAGCATTCCATGCTTTTTATTACTTTTATTTGTTTATcctgacggggcggcacggtggtgtagcggttagcgctgtcgcctcacagcaagaaggtccaggttcgagccccgtggccggcgagggcctttctgtgcggagtttgcatgttctccccgtgtccgcgtgggtttcctccaggtgctccggtttcccccacagtccaaagacatgcaggttaggttaactggtgactctaaattgaccgtaggtgtgaatgtgagtgtgaatggttgtctgtgtctatgtgtcagccctgtgatgacctggcgacttgtccagggtgtaccccgcctctcgcctgtagtcagctgggataggctccagcttgcctgcgaccctgtagaaggataaagtggctagagctaAAGAGATGAATGTTTATCCTGACACACAGTCACATTATTCTTAGTGGCTTTGTTTGTTTAGATTAAGAAGTCTTTatatgtcacacatacactcaagcacacagtgaaattccatcTCTGCGTTTaaccagtgaacacacacatgcacacacaatgagcacacacatatacgcaaagcagtgggcagctatgctacagcgccaggGGTgcggttgtgggttaggtgccttgttcaagggcacttcagcccaacctcaggccatggctgccccatgttaacctaactgcacgtcattttttgtttgtttatgtatgtatttatttgtgtgtttgtttattggtttatttatttttgtcattttctcatctcatctcattatctctagccactttatcctgttctacagggtcgcaggcaagctgaagcctatcccagctgactacgggcgaaaggcggggtacaccctggacaagtcgccaggtcatcacagggctgacacataccgtagacacacacaaccatacacactcacattcacaccgacggtcaatttagagccaccaattagcctaacctgcatgtctttggactgtcgggactggaccagagcacccggaggaaacccacgcggacacggggagaacatgcaaactccacacagaaaggccttcgccggccgcggggctcgaacccaggaccttcttgctgtgaggcgacagcgctaaccactacaccaccgtgccactcttattattattattacagggtgTCAGTCGAAGTGGTGCAGTAGGTAGGagtgttgcctcacagctccaggattcTGTCTGCAAGTAGTTTTGCACAGTTGTAGGTGGATTGATTGCTGCAAATTTTCCGtagttgtgtgtatgtgtgtgtgtgtgtgcatgcatagtGCCCTGTAATGGACTAGTGTTCTATTCAGGGGGTATTTCTGCGTCACAGCCATTGTTCCCAGGATTCAGATCCATCACAACCCTGACTAGAATAAAGCacttactaaagatgaatgaatgaatgatattaCAAGGGCATTGTCATATTAAGTACATCCCAATCTTTAGCAAATTTGCTGAAGCATGTAAAAATATTGATTATTTTACTGAAGTCAGTGCTGCTATGAGTTCTAGTCCCACCTCAGCTCTCTCATGCTTTATATGTGTAGGTTGGACTATACCACAGAAACCTATGTATGTAGCAGACAGAGTGCTTCTGTGGGTGCAGAATAATCAAATAAATGAATTATTTAAACGTGTTGTGTGTGCGTTCATGTTTTGGTTTCAAGGTAAACTTTTTAAACATGTCTATACGGTTAAATGTTACAGCACTCACTATGATATAGATGGAGTAAATGGTCACACTTTCTTCCTTCAAATGCAACTGGATGAAATTTTCCAAAAAATGCTGGTTAAAGATAAACCTACTTAGCTCTAACATGCTGGGTTGTTGTGACTGAGCTGCTAGCTTATGGTTTCTGAATCTTAAAGCTTATCATCCACAGGCTTTTCATTAACATAGTCTCTAAACAAGCGGAGGCTCTATTTTATGACTTGCTTACATCTTGGTTATCTCAAAACCAAGATGTACACAGGAAGTGGTGTTAGAATAAAGCTTCCTTAATTGGCCTAGacaaaacaaataagacaaaagagAGGTTCTGTTGCCCGTTGTATCCATCATTAAATAAGATGTCATGAAAAGGAATTTACATTTTCTTTTTTGGGTTAGGATAATGGGCAGATAGAATAA
This Neoarius graeffei isolate fNeoGra1 chromosome 3, fNeoGra1.pri, whole genome shotgun sequence DNA region includes the following protein-coding sequences:
- the LOC132882635 gene encoding uncharacterized protein LOC132882635 codes for the protein MDQSVFPVFLLRVMLSVIGIVGNGVLIISIVHLTNPKSFEVLLLGLAIANFGELILVDIYDAIIQSMLTLNVYSCVTLKFLNICGENASIFFTVLISTYRYWKMRKAAMQIIAPIFLDRREAATGLSMGCFLVAVLLALPAYFINQDMWHMENSTTEKCPADFFQCSKFHCPTVNNIYKYLFISICHVLPFIAVTWTSFLIIKILIVQKKAVDVHHESAPGDVTRNHHHHHHHNHAVFHRSTIVILAAMAIFQVDCILYLILHLFFSSYSLPAWSELEFVITTFYTGITPYIYGMGYNFFSVKRFMKKQSSTRQISK